Part of the Archangium lipolyticum genome, GCTCCATGATCTCCGGCGACATGCCACAGCCGGTGTCGGAGACCGCCAGCATCACGTACTGGCCGGGGGTGACCTCCGAGTGGAGCTGGGCGTAGTGGTCGTCGAGCATGGCGTTGCCGGCCTCGATGGTCAGCTTGCCCTCGCCCTCCATCGCGTCGCGGGCGTTGATGGCCAGGTTCAGGATGACGTTCTCGAGCTGGTTGGGATCGGCGAACGTGTTCCAGAGGCCCCCGGCGATGACCGTCTCGAGCGCGATGTCCTCGCCCAGGGCGCGCCGCAGCAGGTCGTCCATGGCACGCACCAGCCGCCCCACGTTGAGGGCCATGGGCTCGAGCGGCTGCCGCCGCGCGAACGCGAGCAGCTGGGAGGCGAGTCTGGCACCGCGCTCGACGGCGCCGACGGCGGTCTGCAGGCGCCGCTGCGCCTGCTCGCTCCCGGAGATCTCCCGCTGCAGGAGCTGGAGATTGCCGCCGATGACCTGCAGCAGGTTGTTGAAGTCGTGCGCCACCCCGCCCGTGAGCTTGCCCACCGCCTCCATCTTCTGGGCCTGCCGCAGCGCGGCCTCGGTCTGCCGCCGCTCGGCCTCGCTCTCCTCGAGGGCGCGGGTGCGCTCGCGGACCAGCTCCTCGAGGTGCTCGCGGTATTTGAGCAGCTCGTCCTGGGCGCGCTTCTGCGCGGTGACGTCGTTCCCCTGAGCGAAGATGCCCGAGATCGTCCCATCCGGTTCGATGATGGGCTGGTACACGAAATCGACATACGCCGCCGTGAGCGTCGAGCCCGGCTCCCGCTGCACGAGGAGCCGCTGTCCCCGGCCGACGATCGGCTCGCCCGTCGTGAACACCTGGTCGAGCATTTCGAAGAAGCCCTGCCCCTCGACTTCGGGAAGGGCTTCCCGAGCCGGCTTGCCCAGGAGCTCCCGATGGCCGACGAGCTGGTAGTAGGAGGGGTTGACCAGTTCGAAGACATGCTCCCGGCCCCGGAGGAAGGCCACGAACCCGGGCGCCTGTTCGAACAGCCGGCGGAGATGACGGCGCTCGGCGTCGAGGTTCCTGTTGGCCTCCTGGACGAGCCGCGCGCGCTGAAGGACCCCCGCCTCCATCTGTTCCATGGGAGGGGCCTCCTCCCGGGCGAGCTCCGCGGCCCTCACGGCCTGCTTGAGCCGTTGCAGCTCCGTCACGTCCACGGTGTGCTGGAGGATGAAGGCCACCTCGCCCCGGTCATCGAGGAGCGGCGTATGGGTGGCACTCCAGTAGCGGTCCTCGACGACCACGCCCCCGGGGGTCTGGCGGGGGACCCGATAGGGGATCAGCGCCAGGGTGTCCGGTACGCGCCCCTTCAGGACCCGCTCGAACGACTCCCGCAGCTGGCGCGCGCTGCTGTTGTTGGGGTCGTTCGGATCATGGGGGAACGCCTCGAAGACGCTCCGCCCCAGGATGTCCTCGGCCCGGCTCGCGGTCACCCGCAGGTAGGCCTCGTTGGCCGCGACGTACCGCAGCTCCCGGTCCAACACCATGTAGGGATTGGGCGAGCGGTCGAAGAGCGTCTCGAAGTCGATGGTGTGGGGCATTGTTGAAGGCGGGCCGAAGCCCCTCCGCTCTCTTGCCTGGCTGCGAGTCCCTGGAGGGCTCATGCTTTCCAGGTACACAAACAATCGAGAGGAGGCGACACCAAATCCCGCCCCGGGCCCTCTCGGAGACCATCGCCTGACACAACCCGGCCTACTGCGTGCGGCGCCAGAGGTCCCGCAGGTCGGGCGACAGGTTGCTCTCGACGT contains:
- a CDS encoding response regulator codes for the protein MPHTIDFETLFDRSPNPYMVLDRELRYVAANEAYLRVTASRAEDILGRSVFEAFPHDPNDPNNSSARQLRESFERVLKGRVPDTLALIPYRVPRQTPGGVVVEDRYWSATHTPLLDDRGEVAFILQHTVDVTELQRLKQAVRAAELAREEAPPMEQMEAGVLQRARLVQEANRNLDAERRHLRRLFEQAPGFVAFLRGREHVFELVNPSYYQLVGHRELLGKPAREALPEVEGQGFFEMLDQVFTTGEPIVGRGQRLLVQREPGSTLTAAYVDFVYQPIIEPDGTISGIFAQGNDVTAQKRAQDELLKYREHLEELVRERTRALEESEAERRQTEAALRQAQKMEAVGKLTGGVAHDFNNLLQVIGGNLQLLQREISGSEQAQRRLQTAVGAVERGARLASQLLAFARRQPLEPMALNVGRLVRAMDDLLRRALGEDIALETVIAGGLWNTFADPNQLENVILNLAINARDAMEGEGKLTIEAGNAMLDDHYAQLHSEVTPGQYVMLAVSDTGCGMSPEIMERVFEPFFTTKPEGQGTGLGLSMVYGFVKQTGGHIKIYSEVGHGTTIKIYLPRSFQAEVQRTEVVSGPIEGGNETILVVEDDAEVRATVVELLSELGYRVLKATDGQSALAVIQSGVPVDLLFTDVVMPGPVRSPELARQAKALLPDLEVLFTSGYTENAIVHGGRLDPGVSLLSKPYRREDLARKLRQLLRNRQQRMAARTAPTPAPAPAPAPKELRILLVEDDESIRSSVCELLDVLGHRVLAVPSAEEAQKVLASGGIDVLFTDVSLPGMSGVELAREAVRQRPGLQVIIASGYGGAAGNTVPGAVLLPKPYELSQLESVLDRMMDALAGRPSNG